A segment of the Flavobacteriales bacterium genome:
AGTACGGCCACGCACCGGGTGTTGATATCCCTGAAGCGGGACGCAAAAAGAGCATTGCCGGATTGAGCAATGTCGCTTTAATCACCATAGGATCGGTGGCGGCAATTCCCCTCTGCTTCTTCCTAATTTATCAGAACCAAATCATGGATTACCTTCTTTTGGCTCTATTTGCTTATGTGGCATACAACCTGATATCTACAGGAGCAAAGGACGGAAAAGTATGGCGTGATCGAATGATCGCTCTCGTTATCTTCATGTTGATCAACATCACGTTTTGGGCTTGTTTTGAGCAAGCCGGAACCTCACTTACCCTCTATGCCGACCGTAACGTCGACCGTATGGTCTTTGGATGGCTCATGCCGGCTTCGATGACTCAGTTCTTCAATCCCTTCTTCATTGTCACCTTCGGATCCATCTTCTCGGTAATGTGGATCAAGCTATCTGAAATAGGGCGAAACCCGAGTATTCCGCTAAAATTTGCCTTCGGTACCCTTCAGTTGGGAGCCGGATTCTTGGTCACCTTGGTCGCCGTGAATTTTGCAGAGGATTATAAAGTACCCCTGTTGACCTTGGTACTCCTTTACATGTTGCACACCACGGGTGAACTCTTCGTGTCTCCTATTGGCTTGTCCATGGTAACTAAACTAGCGCCAAAGAATATCGCCGGAACGGCCATGGGCGGTTGGTTCCTCAGCTTTGCGATCGCGAACTTCGTAGCGGGTAAGATCGCGGCAATGACAGGTATCGAAGAAGGTGGAAGCGGTGGCGAAGTCGCCGACTTGGGAGCTCAGTTGGAACAATACACGAGTATATTCGGAAACATCGGATATGTCTTGGTAGGGTTCGCCATATTGATTATCCTTCTGCGTAAACCGCTCAATAAATTGATGCACGGAGTAGTTTAACTTTTGTCTGTTTGATTACAGTTCGTGAATCAGACGATTCCGATATTTGCGTAAAATAGAATCACATATGAAGAAGTATATCCTAGCACTCACCTTTTTAATGGTCGCATCCTTCACTTTCAGCGCCTTAACGCCCAAGGAAGAGAAGATCAATTGGGTCTCGGTTGAAGAAGCCGTTGCGCTTTCCAAGAAGAAACCCAAGAAAATCATGATCGATGTGTATACGAATTGGTGTGGTCCGTGTAAGCGTATGGCTAGTACGACCTTCGTTCATCCATTCATCGTGACTTATGTGAACGAAAACTACTACGCCGTAAAGTTCAACGCCGAAGGAAACGACACCGTTGAATTCAAAGGCAACGTATACGTGAACAAGCAATTTAATCCGGCCAACGTAAGTCGTCGCAACGGAACACACGATTTTACGCGTGCTATTGCGCCCGTTAACGGTCGTATCGCCTACCCTACCATCGTGTACATGGACGAAGAGCTGAACTACCTTACCGGAGTTCAAGGGGCGTACGGCGCCAAGGATATTGAGCCTATCCTGAAATGGTTCGCTACGGATACCTATAAGGAGAATCCCGACTTCAATTCATACAAGGCTAACTTCGTTTCCGAGATACCGGAAGATTGATATAATTGGCATTACCCCTCTTCGGAGGGGTTTGCTTTGAATTTATTATTAGATAATTATCTAATTTTCTTAACTTCGAAATATGCAATCTATTTTCAAAGCACTTAACGATCCTACACGGCGACAGATCCTCGACATGTTGAAGGAAAGAGACTTGAGCGCCGGCGAAATAGCTGAGGCTTTCGATATGACAAAACCCAGTATTTCACATCACCTCGATCTACTAAAACGAGCTAAACTCGTTTATCAGGAGAAGAAGGGACAGTACGTCTTTTACTCCTTGAACACTACCGTTATGGACGAAATTCTACAGTGGCTAATTCAATTGACCCAAAAACAATGAAACGAACTAACCTCTATTTCGAACTGATTATGCTCGCGATTATCGCGTTCCCAATTGCCTTTGCAGTATACCAATTCCCAAATCTTCCCGATACCATCGTAACGCACTACAACTTAAAGGGAGGAGCGGACGGATTCGCCGAAAAGAATTTTGCCTACTACCTCATATTACCCGGTATCAACCTAATGCTCAACCTCTTCATGTTTGCTGTCCCCGGAATGATCCCCGATGAACAAAAAGCACCATCAACGCTGCGAATTTTACAGGCCACTCGTTTTGCAACCGCTATTCTACTCAGTGGAATCGCGGTTTTCATGGTCACCTCAGCAGCTCCTCACGACGCTCCTAACATAGAGCGCTGGATCGGAGGCGGATTATTCTTACTCATGCTCCTGCCGGGCAACTACATGAAGGAGATCAAGCCAAACGATTT
Coding sequences within it:
- a CDS encoding peptide MFS transporter; translation: MSDVQVKQGHPNGLWILFMSEMWERFCYYGMRALLILYLVKSLMKGDADASLIYGAYTALVYAAPVLGGRMADKFLGYRYAIILGAILMSIGEFLIIVDASEFWLLAGMGGIIIGNGYFKANISTIVGKLYEDGDPRRDSGFTIFYIGINVGAFLATTVVAYVGETYGFHYGFGLAGIGMLLGGVIFWSGREKYGHAPGVDIPEAGRKKSIAGLSNVALITIGSVAAIPLCFFLIYQNQIMDYLLLALFAYVAYNLISTGAKDGKVWRDRMIALVIFMLINITFWACFEQAGTSLTLYADRNVDRMVFGWLMPASMTQFFNPFFIVTFGSIFSVMWIKLSEIGRNPSIPLKFAFGTLQLGAGFLVTLVAVNFAEDYKVPLLTLVLLYMLHTTGELFVSPIGLSMVTKLAPKNIAGTAMGGWFLSFAIANFVAGKIAAMTGIEEGGSGGEVADLGAQLEQYTSIFGNIGYVLVGFAILIILLRKPLNKLMHGVV
- a CDS encoding thioredoxin family protein — translated: MKKYILALTFLMVASFTFSALTPKEEKINWVSVEEAVALSKKKPKKIMIDVYTNWCGPCKRMASTTFVHPFIVTYVNENYYAVKFNAEGNDTVEFKGNVYVNKQFNPANVSRRNGTHDFTRAIAPVNGRIAYPTIVYMDEELNYLTGVQGAYGAKDIEPILKWFATDTYKENPDFNSYKANFVSEIPED
- a CDS encoding winged helix-turn-helix transcriptional regulator, which produces MQSIFKALNDPTRRQILDMLKERDLSAGEIAEAFDMTKPSISHHLDLLKRAKLVYQEKKGQYVFYSLNTTVMDEILQWLIQLTQKQ
- a CDS encoding DUF1648 domain-containing protein; protein product: MKRTNLYFELIMLAIIAFPIAFAVYQFPNLPDTIVTHYNLKGGADGFAEKNFAYYLILPGINLMLNLFMFAVPGMIPDEQKAPSTLRILQATRFATAILLSGIAVFMVTSAAPHDAPNIERWIGGGLFLLMLLPGNYMKEIKPNDFAGVRNSYTLEDPGVRKRTHRRASYLFFYTGWVGITAAFVIDIPYFLFISIAALIILCIASWQISRIEHQKKHG